The Paraburkholderia sp. FT54 sequence CGATCGATTTCGCTGGGTCCGCACTCCGCTGTCTGGGCGAATGCCTTGCCGCTGGATGGATCCAGCACGGCAACCGTGTCGTTTGTCTCGATCCACTCTGCATCGATGAAGGCGGCTGTCTGTTTCATTATGTGACTCCATAAGGACGCAAGCCGGCCGCCGCGTCAGCGGCCAGACGTTGCGGGAATGCGTGAATGTCTAGCGGGCAGTAAAGCCGCCGTCGAGCACGAGGTCGGTGCCGACCGCGAACGAGCTCTCGTCGCTAGCCAGAAAAAGTGCGCCGTAGGCGATTTCGCGTGCGTCGGCCACGCGCATGATCGGCGCCCACGACGCTTGGGCCGCGGCGGTTTTCGCCGGGTCGAGGCTATTGTCGACTTCCGCCTGCAGCAGCGGCGTGCGCGTAATGCCGGGGCACAGCGCGTTGACGCGAATGTTGTGGCGAATCAGATCGAGCGCGATCGATTTTGTGAACATCATGACCGCGCCCTTGCTGGCGTTGTATGCCGGCGACTCGGGAACCGCGACGATGCCCATCTCCGAACCGAGCGTGACGATCTTTCCGCCGCCGCGCTCGATCATCTTGGGTACCGCATGCTTGACCATCGTGAACATGCCCTTGACGTTGGTGGTCAGAACCGCGTCCCACTCGTCCTCGGATAGCTGCTCGATCGGCATCACACTGGTTATGCCCGCGTTACACACGAGAATGTCCAACCCGCCATGCTCGTCGACGGCGTGCTGCACCATGCGGCCAGCATCCGCCATCGAGCGGACGTCGCCCGCGCAACCGGATACCTTGCCGTATTGCGTCAGTTCGTCTACCGCCGCGGCGAGCGCCGCCGCGTTGATGTCGGTGATCACAACGTGTGCGCCTTCCTGCGCGAACAATTGCGCAATCGCCTTGCCTATGCCTGACGCGCCGCCGGTAATCAGCGCGCTCTTGCCATTCAGTCTACCCATCACAGTTCTCAAGTTGGTTGTTACAAGCCACGAAGAGACGTCGACGTGGCGAGGAAAAATTCAGGCCGTTTCGTTGCCGTAGCCCAGTGCTTCTTCAGTGCCACGTGTGGTTGCCGCACCGACGGGCAAATCGTCGAGCGATTCGTTGGTGACATCGACCAGTTCCGGAATCGCATCGCCTTCGATAAAGAGCACCGCGCCCAGGCGATAGAACGCCGGCGATTCACGGCGCTTGAGTTGCCGGCCCCACAGCGCGGCGAGGACGATCACCGCGACGACAATCCACGGGAACACGGTCAACGGCGCGGCAGGCCACGGATGAATATTCAGCCAGATCGCCGCAAGGAAAATGACGTTGGAGATGACAGGGAACGCGACATGCAGCAGCAGCGAAAACTCCTGGCGATAACGCTTCCACATGAATACTGGCAGTGCGATGTTGGTCAGGATCAGGATGGGCAACATGCCGAGCGACGACAGATAGCCGAGATTACCGAACGCGGACATCGGGTCCCACCAGAACCCCGCGCCAATACCCACCACGAGGGTCAGGATGGAGTACACCACAATCGCGACGTGTGGCGTCTTGTGCTTCGGATGAGTACGGCCGAGCGCCTTGTGAAGCAGCCCGTCGCGGCCCAGCGAATACAACACGCGGAAATTGGCGGTGTGGATGGCGAGCACGACAGCGACGATTGCGGAGACGGCCGCGAGGTCGACAAGATTGCCGTACATATGGCCAAGGTAGCGCACGGCGAGGTCATGGATCGGCTCCTGAGAATTGGCGAGCTTGTCCATGTGCGCAGAGCCGTAGCCGACCACGATCGAGTACATCGCGAACGTGAACCACAAACCAGCGAGCACCACGGATCCAATCAGCGCGATCGGCAGATTGCGACGCGGATTACGACATTCCTCCGCC is a genomic window containing:
- a CDS encoding SDR family oxidoreductase, which gives rise to MGRLNGKSALITGGASGIGKAIAQLFAQEGAHVVITDINAAALAAAVDELTQYGKVSGCAGDVRSMADAGRMVQHAVDEHGGLDILVCNAGITSVMPIEQLSEDEWDAVLTTNVKGMFTMVKHAVPKMIERGGGKIVTLGSEMGIVAVPESPAYNASKGAVMMFTKSIALDLIRHNIRVNALCPGITRTPLLQAEVDNSLDPAKTAAAQASWAPIMRVADAREIAYGALFLASDESSFAVGTDLVLDGGFTAR
- a CDS encoding APC family permease codes for the protein MSTKEESAIAEADGLKRNALGLISAMGMSLAFISPTIGVMFISALIGGKAGVSSPFVFVLGTAGIALMALTIAEFAKRVTSAGGFYKFITLGLGPEAGFAAGMLMLFAYALQSPINTNLFGGFLSNALKNDFGIMVPWWALMIGVVVLVGILAWYSVHASMQFDVALLIAEVVVVGGLLIVIVIKGGDAGQVPQSFSPMHADQGFGGIGQAFVFIVMAFFGFESCLTVAEECRNPRRNLPIALIGSVVLAGLWFTFAMYSIVVGYGSAHMDKLANSQEPIHDLAVRYLGHMYGNLVDLAAVSAIVAVVLAIHTANFRVLYSLGRDGLLHKALGRTHPKHKTPHVAIVVYSILTLVVGIGAGFWWDPMSAFGNLGYLSSLGMLPILILTNIALPVFMWKRYRQEFSLLLHVAFPVISNVIFLAAIWLNIHPWPAAPLTVFPWIVVAVIVLAALWGRQLKRRESPAFYRLGAVLFIEGDAIPELVDVTNESLDDLPVGAATTRGTEEALGYGNETA